From the genome of Ziziphus jujuba cultivar Dongzao chromosome 4, ASM3175591v1:
GAAGTAGCGTCAAGCCCATAttcaaatttggtaaataaatgaCTAGAGGAAgatgatatttttttgatataataatTTGAGTTGCTGCTTAATACAGAATAATCTATTTTTGACTTATTGTGGTATCATCATAAAATCAAAAGAATttgtattcaccaaaaaaatatatattcaagaaTTTTTTATCGACAGTTGAGAATGCAATATTATTCTATATGCACTCTAACACCAAATACCAGACACACAAAGCTGAAATTACGAATTCAAAAttcaagattttttatttatttatatatatatatattttatttttttttggcgtaAGAAACTTAACAAATAGGGCAGAACAATAtctgaaaatataatatactcTTGCAATGTTTTTAAGATTCTCAAGGAATTTTCCATATATTATTAACCATTAGTAAAACAAGATACATTATACAATGTGTGCAAGCATGTCCTTATAATTCAGTTTAATTCTTCCATCTACAAAGTTGAAACTGCAGGAAAGAACAACTTACTTTGTGTAGAATTCACATGGGTAGATGCGTTGCAAGGGACATCGACCGCCCAATCATATGACTTGATGTGCATtttcccaaataaaattttactgaAAACCGTCATTCCTGGGTGATTATGAAGTGGAATTACACCAGATGGTGGCAAACAAAATATCCCCATCTGCACTAGGTAGAAACACTTGATAAGAAATGGAAGGAGGTTTCCCATTATTAGCTTATTATATTAATTCCCATACATTTACTAACAGTAGAAGACTTTACTCACCGAGAACTTTTCACACTCATAGAGATGAAGGTATGTGATTGCTGGGGTTCTACGCGCCGCTGTTGTCCTAAAATATGGCATATCAGGAGTCAGGCCAACGTCCACCGGTTTCATGTCATCTGCACCATAACAAACAAGGCCTATGAGcatccaagaaaaaaaattaaaaatgaaaaaaaaagaaaacaaaggatCAAGAACAAAAAAGAGCCAACACGTTCATGAATAAGGAACATCCACAGTCCTGTCATGTTTCAGATTTAATGCTTGTACATCAGTAAGTCGTACACTGGTAACTCTTTAGagggaaaagagaaaagagcCATAACTAAACAATTTTCACCTAAGATGTTAATACCATGCCAGCTATCTTGCAGCTACTGAGAAAGACTCTATAGAACGTTTTCCGGTAGGGTTAAAAAAAACCAAGCGATTTTAATAAGAAACCTTCTAGTTCATGTGGTCAAGTGGGTGAGTTATGATCTCCAGATCACAGGTTCAAGAGAGAAGGCGGGCAAAAACAAACACAGAAAATGCAAAAGCTAGCAAAACCAACTTTTTAcaccacaaaaagaaaaaaaaaaaaaaaaacacatgggACCAGAATTGACCATTTTTTATTCAGCGTAGCCAATATCTGAATACGCGAATACATTGGTGCATGTATATAGCcggaaaacagaaaaagaaagaagtacaTTGTATTCGTACCATATGccaggacaaaaaaaaaaaaaaattccatacatCTCGGGAATTACATGAATCAAGACGATCTGCAAGGGCATGCAAAATTTCGTACAAAAGGCTGCTACGTATTGGTGaaaggaatttttaaaaaaaaaaaaaattaaggcaaTGGACAAAACGAGACCATGATTAAAAAGCTATTTTTAAATTGCCATAAAAGGACCCTAAATAGTATATATAGATAAGCACCTCTAAACAAAGCCAATAAAAGCACGCACATTTTGACGATAACGCACAATTTCAACAAACTCGAAACGATAGACAAGTCAAATCCGCTTGGAAACGAAAAACAGTGAAAATTGTTTTGAGACTTTCAATCAAAATTGGAGGAGTTAAATACCCAAACAAAAACCACTAAGCAAGAAGTTCAATTTTTTGATCCAATTACCAATCTAGAGACACCGGATGACAGCGTTTATATAGATTGAAATTAATCaatcatagaaaaaaaaataaaaaaaattgacaaaaacatACCCAAGACAGAGCGTAGCCGTTGAATATTTTCATTGGAAGGAACACTGTCAACCCCATCTTCAAAGGAAAAGACTTCCTTGCACGTCTCGAATAGCTTCTGAACCAGCGACATCTTCTTCTGCCGTCGCCGGCTCTTCCTCGTGTTGCTATTCGAATTCGTCACCTTCGGCAATTCGCAGAATTCTTTAGCTTTCCGATCAGCCAAAGTCGTCTCAATCCCCATTCACACTCTCAAAATTCCAAAGAGTAAGCAATACGCATATATCCCCcacgaaaaaaataaataaataaaaataaaaagatccaAAATCCCGAACACAAAGGCAGAGGGAATTACGATCCCAGTACAAACCCGATTGATAGAATTTGcggaggaaaaaaattattaaaaaaaaaaaaacacgataTGGGTATTGcgaaaaactcaaggaaatTCAAATTTAAGAACTGGGCAGGGACATAAGAGCGGAAACAACAAAGAAATGAGGGAGAAAAACGAAAAACAGAGGAAAacagagaaggagagagaagagaagatAAGAGAAGataagagaagagagaaaaaagagtaaaaaacaGTGAAAGACGAAGATAGTACTgtattttcgttttctttttctttttcttttttttttttcctagaacAGTATTTGGGTAGAGGATGAGTGGTAAAAGGAAGACAGAGATGTGAAATTTGGCATCTCTGATTATGTTGAGGAAGGAAATGGTGGGTGAGGAGAGAAGGGGTATAAAAGGGGACAAAGGCTAGGGTTAGCTGAGAGAGAAATACAGTTGGTTTCTGGGAAGAAAAACCAGGGGCCATTCTCGCCTTTCCAGTGGGCTGTTCCAACAGCGGATTTTTATCCAGTCACTCTCCCCCCTCTCCCCCCCTCTTTCTGTTTTCCTCCTTTTGCCCctctcttttcccttttttacaGTCCACTCActtcttctttcattttcttttctttattttattcataaatatacatatgtgtatgtatatttttttacttttattgggATGGTTAATGATTTTGttgctttttccttctttttttttttttttttttttggctctttttgTATGTACCGGAGTTGTTTGTTAATTTGCAATAATACCATATATTTTCGGGAATTGTATTACGGCCCAACGTTATggaaactcctttttttttttttcaataataaacatctcaatattctttttttttatttgctagggggggaaaaaaaaaaaaaaaaaacacaataactTTGTAGATAAATCAGGCAAATTTGTCTTTGTTTAAATTGGCCGTTGGAtgtaatatatgtaaatatgcgTTGGTATTTTTATGGATACCTATAAACCTGAAAACACGCAGGTATTACATGCAGAATACCTTTTTttataaggtaatttatttaatacttatttcataaatatttcagAAAACAACAGTCTTGTTAAAAAGAATCAagagcatcttttttttttaacccaaaaaaaaaaaaaaaaaaaagaagaaaaacacaaataGACATGTCAAACGTGActtttattcttattctttatattttgttacTTTCATTGAATAATTATGGCTCCATCCTTATTTCGTGGGTAATGTTGCATATTAAGTTAAACGAAAATTAGTTATTAAAAGTTGTGCCAAGCTATATTTATTActttaaatcaaaaaattaattatttaaactaTTTATCATTGACACTCTAAAGTAGATggcgaaaaagaaaaatatataaaaaaaaattaataataaagagcACCTTAATCGATGCTCTTCCGTAAATTCCTCGCGATAAGTACATTTGTATATCTACATCCCAATTCCaaaaccattttaaaattttgttttagttttcagGGACAAAACATCAACTTAGTATTGATgggatttataaaaatataaactcaagtACAAAACAAAGTCTTTCCTTGcgaattcaccaaaaaataataataataataataataataaaagtctCTTCTTGCGAGGTCCCccttctaaattttttattttacctcaTGTATGGCACATCCAATTTAAAagagaatatttttaattttttaaattaaaataaattagatttaattatttaagacCATTTTAACAAACatatcatatcaaatatttgTAATTCAACCACTCTCAATAATTGAATTCACTTATAAAAAAGTTGTACATACACTTATTTAAGCATGAGGTAGATGGTGAACTTCACATACTAGAGCCTTAAAATTGAttcgattttatttatttattccaagGTAAATCCCCTCATCCGTTGTTAttagaaattttaaagtttaacttttcatttcaaaaattaactaataacaCACGTAAATGTTAATTATCTTATTGACCAGAGAAGCATGCATTCATGTGATTTTACATttatactatttatttattaatttgttacaaACTGGAGGACATAAGTTCTCTgtaataacatataaaatataattaaatgatgaaattttacaagtaaattcatctcataaaaaatttatatgataataattcaaaatttaaatcccTACacttgaatattaaaaaaaaaaaagtatcatacacaaaaaaaaaatttaaataataaaaagttactTGATTCAatgtttttgaatatatatacttgcttttacttaataaaattattgaattaattaattatttgtttggtaattactaaattaattaatttttggggggtaaaataattgaaattaatagcTGTTTCTTTGCAGTTTGTGCAGCACTAGTAAAAATTTTCTCTACTATAGAAATATTACAGTATTTgttgacaaaaatatatatatatatatatatatatatatatatatatattgcagtatttatttatttatttttttgggtacaaaTAGATATTCCGGCACTGGTACACTGTAAATAAAGTAATTACATGTAAAAGTATATATTCTTTTCATTGATTAATCACACACATTTTTATCATGCTATTACGTTGATGATTAAAACATGGTCACTTCTACACATAATTAATTGCTAGCTCTCTACAGTGTCTAGCTAGTATTATAAATTGTCTCCTTCCTATAACTTTCCGACCAAGCAAGTACGAAAAAGTTTGTGAAGGCTGATTAAATTCCATGAACATAAACTTTGGATTAATTTGGACAGTCCATAAGGACAACCACCATATTTAGTCGTTGACACAGAGAGCAATATACAgagattattaaattatttgaatcgGGAAAAAGCCAAATTATGCTCGCTTTCGTCCGTGTCTCTATATGAATGAATacatttatattcaaatttaaaaaacaattatgtaAACTTGTAGCCAGCactataagaaattaaaataatatatatatatatatgacaaaaaaGTTTGCAAGAGTTTCTATTTGATCGATCTCCAATACAAAATGTGTGAGAAAATAATGCTGTAGCTATATATGAAATGCTTGATTTTAAgagatattatattatattggatttatttaaAGGGTATGTATTTAGTACTGTACGTATTCGTCGGATAGAAAATTAAACCAGGTAGATAGACCTATATATGAAACATGCaatatattattaccaaaaaaacaaaagcaatatataatattctattAGTAAGAATAAATAATTGGGATCATTTATATCCTAAAGTTTtggataaatacaaaaatatctctcaactatttttaataaatcatttaGATCCCACAGTGATAATTTAAATTACCTTTATATCCTTCGTCAAAATAAATTACTTTTAGATGTtttattcttccttttttttttttttctttgcaataaaatatttttttggcaattttgctaaaattgatttgaagactgaaaattttattaatctatattttaaactaattatatttaaactattTGATAGTTTTTCagttaaaacaaatatatatatatgatgattttagattttaatataaggtttttttaactaaatgatAATTTCTCAAATCTATCTAActaaatatattgtaatttgtcaaatatattataatttttcaaatatatttaactacatgtatttgtcaaatatataaattacctaaaaaaacttatgtaattaaaattatcatataacttttaaaaaaaaaatgacatagtttatataaaatttaattaaaaatatatattaaaaattttgaagttttcGAATTAAGTATTGtaaacagaaaaagaagaataaagcttttaaaaataatttaattttactaaGGATATAAGAATAATTTAAATTACCTTAGGGGGTGTAAACGATTTATTTAAAGTCAGAAAGATGATTTGTAAACAGAGCcgtatatattatcaaattaaacATTCAATTTTActgaagatgaaaaaaaaaaaaatttactctgATTAATTAACAAGTTGgttaaaaatgattaattaatcaTGATTAAATTACCTTTGACTAATCACATTGACTTCGGAACCCAAATTTATACATATAGCTAAGGCTACCTGGCTAACGACTATAAGAATGCGCATCATATTTCCTCTGAATAGATAAATTAGATACAGAAACAAAGAACCATGAGTCTACGTAACAAATAACTATGTTCTTGGCAAGAAACATGCTGcccattcaccaaaaaagaaaagccagCTAGTCTTAAACGTGGGACAAATGAATCTGGACTATACAGAGACTCATTTACCATACCCAGACTTtcctcaatttatatatatatatatatatattagtaaaatttcattaaattccttcaattttattttaattacaattaatcattattttttgaaaaatcatagtTTAGATCATATTCATCgttttataagttatttttaatCACTATAATTGTATTTTCAAATTAACATTAGATCATAAAATgcagattttaaatttttttatcctttagctgtaaaaattaatttagaataaaactgaaaaatagatctattttgataaatatgaaaaaattttaaaaaattatcattaatttttaaaaaaatataaatctaaatatAACTATAACAAAATCGAAAaagtttaaataatatttacactatatatataaaagctactttttgttacatttttttgttgtattaggcTTAATTATTCATTTGATCTTTGACACCAAAGGTGCTTAATTAATGAATcttaagaaaaagaataaaaaataaaaaaaaggaggtaGATTCACGTACGAAATCGATAATTGCATTCATATGATCCTAATCATCGGTGTGTGATACGAAATTAAAATGCCATGCATAAGGATGCACAATTGATCAACAAAAAAAGCAGGTTCTAACCTGTAGAGACATGTTACAATTACAAA
Proteins encoded in this window:
- the LOC107415548 gene encoding plant cysteine oxidase 2 — protein: MGIETTLADRKAKEFCELPKVTNSNSNTRKSRRRQKKMSLVQKLFETCKEVFSFEDGVDSVPSNENIQRLRSVLDDMKPVDVGLTPDMPYFRTTAARRTPAITYLHLYECEKFSMGIFCLPPSGVIPLHNHPGMTVFSKILFGKMHIKSYDWAVDVPCNASTHVNSTQISSSDVRLAKVKADSDFTASCKTSILYPADGGNMHCFTAVTACAVLDVLGPPYSDSDGRHCTYYLDYPFSKFSVDGVTVPEEERETYAWLKEREKPEDLAVVGAVYRGPKIVER